In a genomic window of Gossypium arboreum isolate Shixiya-1 chromosome 7, ASM2569848v2, whole genome shotgun sequence:
- the LOC108484376 gene encoding DNA repair protein RAD51 homolog 2 gives MANKLISEIPLPKSIANVFSARNISTAKDALTLTEFELMELLDVGLTEVRSALSQISEIVAPPYQTALSLMEQRLQNEHLGGHFPTGLKGLDAALCGGIPFGVLTELVGPAGIGKTQFCLKLSLLASLPRNYGGLDGRVIYIDVESKFSSRRLLEIGLRSFPEIFQMKEMAQEMAGRILVLRPTSLAEFTQSLEQIKVSLLQKQVKMLVIDSMAALVSGEHEQGARRQQTLSWHISFIKSLAEFSRIPVVVTNQVRSRNHDDASRYSFQVQSRDGAIGTTMQYDSHLVAALGIQWAHAVTTRLVLEAKSGERFIKVAKSPISPPLAFPFHITSSGISLLSDDGKEVMGPEINAIHCQGHNEIINFGMEGLH, from the exons ATGGCGAACAAGCTGATCAGCGAAATCCCACTCCCCAAATCCATCGCCAATGTGTTCTCCGCCCGTAATATTTCTACTGCCAAg GACGCTTTAACTTTAACGGAATTTGAGTTAATGGAGTTGTTAGATGTGGGATTAACAGAAGTAAGATCAGCATTATCACAGATCAGTGAGATCGTTGCTCCACCATATCAAACT GCACTTTCTTTAATGGAACAAAGGCTTCAAAACGAGCACTTGGGAGGTCATTTTCCAACAGGCTTGAAAGGACTGGATGCAGCTTTATGTGGGGGAATTCCTTTTGGGGTTTTAACTGAATTAGTTGGTCCAGCTGGAATTGGCAAAACCCAA TTTTGCTTGAAGCTTTCGCTATTGGCTTCATTGCCTAGAAATTATGGAGGCTTGGATGGTCGAGTAATATATATTGATGTTGAATCTAAATTCAGTTCAAGAAG ATTGTTAGAAATTGGATTGAGAAGTTTTCCTGAAATATTTCAGATGAAAGAGATGGCACAAGAG ATGGCTGGCAGGATCCTTGTTTTGAGGCCAACATCACTTGCAGAATTTACACAAAG TTTGGAACAAATCAAAGTTTCACTCCTCCAAAAGCAAGTGAAGATGCTGGTGATTGATAGCATGGCTGCACTTGTTTCAGG GGAACATGAGCAGGGTGCTCGTAGACAACAAACATTGAGTTGGCATATTTCCTTCATTAA GTCGCTAGCTGAATTTTCACGAATTCCAGTTGTAGTGACGAACCAAGTAAGATCTCGAAACCATGACGATGCCTCTCGGTATTCTTTCCAAG TTCAGAGTAGGGATGGAGCTATAGGGACTACCATGCAATATGATTCTCATCTTGTTGCTGCTCTGGGGATTCAATGGGCCCATGCTGTAACCACTCGTTTAGTGCTCGAAGCTAAATCAG GTGAGAGGTTTATAAAGGTGGCAAAATCTCCCATATCTCCCCCTCTAGCTTTTCCTTTTCACATTACTTCATCAGGTATTTCATTGCTAAGTGATGATGGAAAAGAAGTGATGGGACCTGAGATAAACGCAATTCACTGTCAAG GGCACAATGAAATAatcaattttggaatggaaggcTTGCATTGA